The following are encoded in a window of Dictyostelium discoideum AX4 chromosome 6 chromosome, whole genome shotgun sequence genomic DNA:
- the blm gene encoding ATP-dependent DNA helicase RecQ family protein, which produces MDKSNYNQLLSDFLDVSKANENTNIQTNNTNGGCGNNNNTTFDDCDEINEKSTIASTGCKDIKNIFSGVVPKVTYLPPKITPISTPNVILNSPTHPTSPSNININTNTTNTNITNSKITTTFMNTATTTTTNSNIKNEIDEDDNGFDDSLITKRRPIRKNSSLHLNDDDGDDDIVDTNNIPPPPSSSKTTPTITPSLPTKKIPAIFHSPIVNKTTNNNNNYNNNNNNNTNSINSNIYNFVNKNSSDLVKTIKSDLYDLGIKKKNLKNQKKGSSDDEKQRISDELQEIKKSKKELIKLLENALNNNNNNNNNNNNNNNNNNNNNNNNNNSSNNYNNISNNYSNSNNVVYNSNSTNNINNNSNNSNNSNSTSPTFKSSTIVQPPKVTPNYTSDISLDDDNYYPNDIDEYTHHSTTTTTTTTSKTNNDNNNNYDNDIIDLDEYDGFSGFDSGYENGTDSAMFDDEDVVVNEQKPTNNHFSTNSFNNSNNNNNNVFSVANFNGDNSRFKGNFPWSQKIIDINRSMFGFHVFRENQREIINSTLEGNDTFVLMPTGGGKSLCYQIPALYQKGLTIVISPLISLINDQVEFLETLGYPAAALSSAVSSDAAIDVYKDIRSNSPKIRLLYLTPERVVKSDSLIEILANLDQKGLFSRIVIDEAHCVSQWGHDFRPDYKELSILRRKFPKVPILALTATATERVRNDVIYNLSMRNPVCFKQSFNRPNLIYQVLKKTKQVVDDMSKFIHSTYPDKSGIVYCISKYDCENVAKRLRELKISAAHYHAGLENDERAKVQANWQKGRIKVIVATIAFGMGINKADVRFVIHHSVPKSLEGYYQESGRAGRDGGISHCLLYFSWADKLRNDLLIQNSFTSGQGSSHNTRETRDSLNKMVNYCENETDCRRQLQLAYFGENFEKSGCKKTCDNCISTLETTRKDVTEESKNLVKTIKALGSDTSNLIIDIFKGSKGKKVLEKCAQSGITNLHGIGKNWQKHEIERILHQLLRDNILKETISQNPYGGTYSHLSVGSYADNLLRNQKNVTLSFRSTPAKKTVSAAKKKKSSKNNEDDEEEEDEVPTNFVIIQNKTTKTDANLVARLEKLRQDLALIENIQETYIFSRDTIDDILRVKPKTIKELKGLTGLPSQKIDRYGKSIIQAINDFLSDTPYSFDKSSFQKIPFNSTQTSSYFSKSSSNPPHVHTISDDSEFDTDTTNFVIDNDTVDENENFDFEIDDNDYLDQPQQQQSNKRKQSSTSVTSTKSSRVKK; this is translated from the coding sequence atggaTAAAAGTAATTATAATCAACTTTTGTCAGATTTTTTGGATGTATCAAAAGCGAATGAAAATACGAATATACAAACCAATAATACAAATGGAGGTTGtggtaataacaacaacacaaCTTTTGATGATtgtgatgaaattaatgaaaaatcaacaataGCTTCAACTGGTtgtaaagatattaaaaatatattttcaggTGTGGTGCCAAAGGTAACTTATTTACCTCCTAAAATAACTCCAATATCAACACCAAatgttattttaaattcacctACACATCCTACATCACcttcaaatataaatataaatacaaacacaacaaatacaaatataacAAACTCAAAAATAACGACTACATTTATGAATACagctacaactacaactacaaattcaaatataaaaaatgaaattgatgaagatgataatggGTTTGATGATTCATTAATAACAAAAAGAAGACCGATTAGAAAAAACTCATCTTTACATTTAAATGacgatgatggtgatgatgatatagttgatactaataatataccaccaccaccatcatcatcaaagaCAACACCAACCATAACACCTTCATTACCAACCAAAAAGATTCCAGCAATATTTCACTCaccaattgtaaataaaacaacaaataataataacaattataataataataataataataatacaaacaGTATTAACagtaatatatataattttgtaaataaaaactcTTCAGATTTggttaaaactattaaatcaGATTTATATGATTTGggaataaagaaaaagaatttgaaaaatcaaaaaaaaggttCATCGGATGATGAGAAACAAAGAATATCTGATGAACTccaagaaatcaaaaaatcaaaaaaagaattaattaaattacttGAAAAcgctttaaataataataataataataataataataataataataataataataataataataataataataataataataataatagtagtaataattataataatattagtaataattatagtaACAGCAATAATGTAGTATATAATAGTAACTCGAcgaataatattaataataatagtaataatagtaataatagtaattcaacatcaccaacattTAAGAGTAGTACAATCGTTCAACCTCCAAAAGTAACACCAAACTATACATCTGATATATcacttgatgatgataattattatccAAATGATATCGATGAATATACACATCACTCAACAACGacaacgacaacaacaacatcaaaaactaataatgataataataataattatgataatgatataatTGATTTAGATGAATATGATGGTTTTAGTGGTTTTGATAGTGGGTACGAAAATGGAACCGATAGTGCAATgtttgatgatgaagatgttgTAGTTAATGAACAAAAACCTACAAACAATCACTTTTCAACAAactcttttaataatagtaataataataataataatgttttttcAGTTGCAAACtttaatggtgataatagtagatttaaaggtaatttcCCATGGAGTCAAAAGATTATAGATATAAATAGATCAATGTTTGGTTTTCATGTTTTTAGAGAGAATCAAAgggaaattattaattcaacatTGGAAGGAAATGATACATTTGTGTTAATGCCAACTGGTGGTGGTAAAAGTTTATGTTATCAAATACCAGCACTTTATCAAAAGGGACTTACCATTGTAATTTCACCATTGATTTCATTGATTAATGATCAAGTGGAATTTTTAGAGACATTGGGATACCCTGCCGCTGCATTAAGTAGTGCGGTTTCATCAGATGCAGCCATTGATGTCTACAAAGATATTAGATCAAATTCACCAAAGATTCGTTTACTATATTTAACACCTGAAAGAGTTGTAAAGAGTGATTCACTCATAGAGATATTGGCCAATCTAGATCAAAAGGGTTTATTCTCAAGAATTGTAATTGATGAAGCACATTGTGTATCGCAATGGGGTCACGATTTTCGTCCAGATTATAAAGAACTCTCAATATTAAGAAGGAAATTCCCAAAGGTACCAATACTTGCATTGACAGCAACAGCTACAGAAAGAGTTAGAAATGATGTTATCTACAATCTTAGTATGAGAAATCCAGTTTGTTTCAAACAAAGTTTCAATAGAcccaatttaatttatcaagttTTAAAGAAAACCAAACAAGTGGTTGATGACATGTCCAAGTTTATTCATTCAACTTATCCTGATAAATCTGGTATCGTCTATTGTATTTCAAAGTATGATTGTGAGAATGTTGCAAAGAGATTAAGAGAATTGAAAATTAGTGCAGCCCATTATCATGCGGGTTTAGAGAATGATGAAAGAGCTAAAGTTCAAGCTAATTGGCAAAAGGGTAGAATTAAGGTTATTGTTGCAACCATTGCATTTGGTATGGGTATTAACAAAGCTGACGTTAGATTTGTCATTCATCATTCAGTTCCTAAATCATTGGAAGGTTACTATCAAGAGAGTGGTAGAGCTGGTCGTGATGGTGGTATTTCTCATTGCTTATTATACTTTTCGTGGGCTGATAAATTAAGAAACGATCTCTTGATTCAAAATAGTTTTACAAGTGGTCAAGGTAGTTCCCACAATACTAGAGAAACTAGAGACAGTTTGAATAAAATGGTAAACTATTGCGAGAATGAAACCGATTGCAGACGTCAATTACAATTGGCTTACTTTGgtgaaaattttgaaaagagTGGATGTAAAAAAACCTGTGATAATTGTATAAGCACTTTGGAAACCACTAGAAAGGATGTCACTGAAGAATCGAAAAATCTTGTAAAAACCATCAAAGCATTGGGTTCAGATACATCAAATTTAATCATTGACATTTTCAAGGGTTCAAAAGGTAAAAAGGTTTTAGAAAAGTGTGCACAATCTGGAATTACCAATTTACATGGCATTGGTAAGAATTGGCAAAAACATGAAATTGAAAGAATATTACATCAATTACTTAGAGATAATATTCTAAAGGAAACTATTAGTCAAAATCCTTATGGTGGAACTTATTCTCATTTATCAGTGGGGAGTTATGCTGATAATTTACTaagaaatcaaaagaatGTAACACTATCATTTAGATCAACACCTGCCAAAAAAACTGTATCAGCCGccaaaaagaagaaatcaagtaaaaataatgaagatgatgaagaagaagaagatgaagtcCCAACTAATTTCgttataattcaaaataaaaccaCTAAAACCGATGCTAATCTTGTTGCTCGTTTGGAAAAACTTCGTCAAGATCTTgctttaattgaaaatatccAAGAAACCTATATCTTCTCACGTGATACTATCGATGATATTCTTAGAGTTAAACcaaaaactattaaagaattaaaaggtCTTACAGGTCTTCCATCTCAAAAAATTGATAGATATGGTAAATCTATCATTCAAGCCATTAATGATTTTCTCTCTGATACACCTTATTCATTTGATAAAAGtagttttcaaaaaataccATTTAATTCAACTCAAACTTCATCTTATTTTTCAAAGTCTAGTAGTAATCCACCACATGTTCACACTATAAGTGATGACTCTGAATTTGATACTGATACAACTAATTTCGTTATTGACAATGATACtgttgatgaaaatgaaaattttgactttgaaattgatgacaATGATTATTTAgatcaaccacaacaacaacaatcaaataaaagaaaacaatCATCAACATCTGTAACCTCAACGAAATCAAGTAgagttaaaaaataa